The Panicum hallii strain FIL2 chromosome 9, PHallii_v3.1, whole genome shotgun sequence genome has a window encoding:
- the LOC112876567 gene encoding uncharacterized protein LOC112876567, whose product MSSRPPTHPSRRSPRRFPAAYSLLLTLALLFASATAKSSRRPISDNEIRQKKEACYTDVENGLWGWVCRSSDGEGECVLRCLPECYDSSTAGPVSGGVRSAFPRLLFAGGAFLADFCLGLLCSLKKGSWIMSAARSTSTACTNHPLEKAWMA is encoded by the exons ATGTCTTCCCGGCCGCCGACGCATCCGTCCCGCCGGAGTCCACGGCGATTCCCCGCCGCCTACTCTCTCCTCCTCACCCTCGCTCTCCTCTTCGCGTCCGCCACCGCCAAATCCTCTCGGCGCCCCATCTCC GACAACGAGATCCGGCAGAAGAAGGAGGCCTGCTACACCGACGTCGAGAA CGGGCTGTGGGGGTGGGTGTGCAGGTCCTCGGACGGAGAAGGAGAATGCGTGCTGCGCTGCCTCCCGGAGTGCTACGACTCATCTACGGCGGGACCGGTGAGTGGTGGCGTGCGTAGTGCGTTCCCGCGGCTGCTGTTTGCAGGAGGTGCTTTTCTCGCTGATTTTTGCCTGGGTTTGTTGTGtagcttgaagaaggggagcTGGATTATGTCCGCAGCCAGGAGTACAAGTACTGCATGCACAA ATCATCCCTTGGAGAAAGCTTGGATGGCGTAA